The following proteins come from a genomic window of Musa acuminata AAA Group cultivar baxijiao chromosome BXJ1-7, Cavendish_Baxijiao_AAA, whole genome shotgun sequence:
- the LOC135680020 gene encoding anthranilate O-methyltransferase 3-like: protein MTDDVIKYIIIDVKIEGERNHGLYICIGPVAWNTAAAKHEKLLKDRDKKMAIKVEQALHMVGGAGETSYATNSRLQEKALYRTKPILETAIAELYQTLLPERMVVVDLGCSSGPNTFLVVSEVLGIVGDLRRRLEQKPPEIQFFLNDLPGNDFNNVFRSLERYEKKMEEEKGDLLVPHYVVGMPGSFYGRLFPRNTVHFFHSNYCLMWLSQVPQGLESVQGVPLNKGNIYIAENSPPQVVKAYQEQHRRDFSTFLKSRYMELSIGGGMVLTFLGRRNKEPANGGLSYMWGLLAEALNAMVSQGIVSEDKLDAFNLPIYTPSMQEVKAVIHDEGLFDLEQAQIFECNWDPFDDTDDDDIVFDNVLNGKNVAKCVRAVSESLIAHHFGDAILDELFSLYADKVARHLLKEKTKHTVMVIALKKKA from the exons ATGACTGATGACGTGATAAAGTATATTattattgacgtcaaaattgaaGGTGAGAGAAATCACggtctatatatatgtattggCCCTGTGGCTTGGAACACAGCGGCTGCCAAGCACGAGAAGCTCTTAAAAGACAGAGATAAGAAGATGGCCATCAAAGTAGAGCAAGCCCTTCATATGGTTGGAGGAGCCGGAGAAACCAGCTACGCCACTAATTCCAGACTTCAA GAGAAAGCGCTTTATAGAACAAAGCCCATATTGGAGACCGCCATAGCTGAGTTGTACCAGACGCTGCTCCCTGAGAGGATGGTCGTCGTCGACCTCGGTTGTTCGTCGGGTCCGAACACCTTTCTTGTGGTCTCTGAGGTGCTTGGCATCGTCGGCGACCTACGTCGAAGACTGGAACAGAAGCCACCGGAGATCCAGTTCTTCTTGAACGACCTCCCGGGAAATGATTTCAATAATGTCTTCCGGTCTTTGGAAAGATACgagaagaagatggaggaggagaagggggaccTGCTCGTGCCTCATTACGTTGTGGGCATGCCCGGCTCCTTCTACGGGAGGCTTTTCCCGCGTAACACTGTTCACTTCTTCCACTCTAACTACTGTCTCATGTGGCTCTCTCAG GTTCCACAAGGTCTCGAGAGTGTGCAGGGTGTTCCGCTGAACAAGGGCAACATCTATATTGCAGAGAACAGCCCACCCCAGGTCGTGAAAGCGTACCAAGAACAACACCGGAGGGACTTCTCCACGTTTCTCAAATCTCGTTACATGGAACTAAGCATCGGAGGGGGAATGGTATTAACATTCCTAGGAAGAAGAAACAAAGAGCCAGCCAATGGCGGGCTAAGCTATATGTGGGGACTATTAGCGGAGGCCCTTAATGCCATGGTCTCACAG GGAATCGTATCAGAAGATAAACTGGACGCCTTCAATCTGCCAATATATACACCCTCAATGCAGGAAGTGAAGGCAGTGATCCATGACGAAGGTTTATTTGATCTGGAACAAGCACAGATTTTTGAGTGCAACTGGGACCCGTTCGATGACACCGACGACGACGATATCGTATTCGACAATGTACTGAACGGGAAGAACGTGGCGAAGTGTGTACGGGCTGTGTCGGAATCCTTGATCGCACATCATTTCGGGGATGCCATACTCGATGAGCTATTCTCACTGTATGCCGACAAGGTTGCGAGGCATCTCCTCAAAGAGAAAACCAAGCACACCGTTATGGTCATTGCCTTGAAGAAAAAAGCTTGA
- the LOC135679249 gene encoding peroxisome biogenesis protein 5-like produces the protein MAMRDLVTGGAACAVPGTAASSSNPFGALANAILGSSSKTQELKGLPGSAVNVPGPSSDFRTGAPLTTIPGLETEGQQHHQPVGQNYEFLAGFRTADHGVLADAWNEIHQPPALQTQGGKIEAQFQEFEQIYNRGANSMLPPAWDGPPQGVLSRFLHSFVDSGRAGVPFRPAALPVLGLSEGDKQCIRDRSFIMAHHIFADKSEEYINAQVNALLHSLDIDGNERLRGPIRGSYPELEEYWTESQGALRSGMPNPADKWVSEFARQRENGDPEAWAHSFEQLHGNNGWASEFEHEQSQLASVGQVRGANMSHIAAMEQSRMLAHTLAQNTDPKFQNSKFLQFVSKMSRGELIVDENQIKPATGSVTDNWADEYQAQYNAGSSTWADQFVHQDLPQGTDKWVNEFVKENQQQGVDDQWVNEFSKLHVQDWAEEFGQQVAEGALGDSTADDWANTYENFLDEQLLASKQHSGASRGVYVFSDMNPYVGHPNPLREGQELFRKGLLSEAVLALEAEVLKNPDNAEGWRLLGITHAENDDDQQAIAAMMRAQEVDPTNLEVLLALGVSHTNELEQPEALRYLYKWLQNHPKYGVLATPELADSPYYGDVARLFNEAAQMSPEDADVHIVLGVLYNLSRDYDKAIESFQTALNLKPRDYSLWNKLGATRANSIQSADAILAYQQALDLKPNYVRAWANMGISYANQGLYEESIRYYVRALAMNPKADNAWQYLRISLSCASRNDMFEACDSRNLDILQKEFPL, from the exons aTGGCGATGAGGGATCTTGTCACCGGCGGGGCGGCGTGCGCTGTCCCCGGCACCGCCGCCTCGTCTTCGAATCCTTTCGGCGCCCTCGCGAACGCGATTCTTGGATCGTCATCCAAGACCCAG GAGTTGAAAGGATTACCTGGATCAGCAGTCAATGTGCCTGGTCCGTCGTCCGACTTCAGAACTGGAGCTCCTTTGACAACAATTCCAGGCTTAGAGACTGAGGGTCAACAGCATCATCAACCAGTTGGGCAG AACTATGAGTTCCTTGCTGGTTTCCGCACTGCTGACCATGGGGTCCTTGCTGATGCTTGGAATGAAATTCATCAACCTCCAGCTCTTCAAACCCAGGGTGGAAAGATTGAAGCTCAGTTCCAGGAGTTTGAACAAATCTACAATCGTGGTGCTAATTCTATGCTTCCACCAGCTTGGGATG GGCCACCACAAGGAGTTTTATCTAGATTTCTCCACTCCTTTGTTGATAGTGGTCGTGCAGGTGTTCCATTTCGTCCTGCAGCATTACCAGTTCTTGGGTTATCTGAAGGTGACAAACAATGCATACGTGACCGTAGCTTCATAATGGCACACCATATTTTTGCTGATAAAAGTGAAGAGTACATTAATGCACAG GTAAATGCTTTGTTACACTCTCTAGATATTGATGGCAATGAGCGGCTTAGGGGACCTATACGTGGATCATATCCAGAGCTGGAGGAATATTGGACTGAGTCTCAAGGTGCCTTAAGATCTGGGATGCCTAATCCTGCTGATAAATGGGTTTCAGAATTTGCTCGACAAAGGGAAAATGGAGATCCAGAGGCATGGGCCCACTCCTTTGAACAACTACATGGCAACAATGGTTGGGCATCAGAGTTTGAGCAT GAACAATCTCAGTTGGCATCGGTTGGTCAGGTGAGAGGTGCAAATATGTCTCATATAGCAGCCATGGAACAATCACGTATGCTTGCACATACATTAGCACAAAATACTGATCCAAAATTTCAG AACTCAAAGTTCCTCCAGTTTGTATCAAAGATGAGCCGTGGTGAGCTAATAGTTGATGAGAATCAAATCAAACCAGCTACTGGTTCCGTCACTGATAATTGGGCTGATGAATATCAAGCACAGTATAATGCTGGTTCTAGTACTTGGGCTGATCAATTTGTGCACCAAGAC CTTCCACAAGGAACAGATAAGTGGGTAAATGAGTTTGTTAAGGAAAATCAGCAGCAGGGAGTTGATGATCAGTGGGTTAATGAGTTCTCCAAATTGCACGTCCAGGACTGGGCGGAGGAATTTGGACAGCAGGTTGCTGAAGGGGCTCTAGGAGACAGTACTGCTGATGATTGGGCAAATACGTATGAAAA TTTCTTGGATGAACAACTGTTGGCTTCCAAACAACACTCTGGTGCTTCTAGAGGAGTTTATGTATTTTCTGATATGAATCCTTATGTTGGACACCCCAATCCTTTGAGGGAAGGGCAGGAGCTCTTCCGCAAAGGCCTTTTAAGTGAAGCTGTTCTTGCACTAGAGGCTGAAGTATTGAAGAATCCTGACAATGCTGAAGGCTGGAGGTTGCTTGGAATAACACATGCAGAGAATGATGATGACCAACAG GCTATAGCAGCCATGATGCGTGCTCAAGAAGTTGATCCCACAAACCTTGAAGTTCTTCTTGCTCTTGGTGTGAGTCATACCAATG AACTAGAGCAACCAGAGGCATTGAGGTATCTTTACAAGTGGCTCCAAAATCATCCAAAATATGGAGTTTTAGCTACTCCAGAGCTTGCAGATTCTCCATATTATGGTGAT GTTGCTAGGTTGTTCAATGAGGCAGCTCAAATGTCACCTGAGGATGCTGATGTCCATATAGTTCTTGGAGTCTTGTACAACTTGTCGAGAGATTATGATAAAGCCATAGAGTCCTTCCAGACAGCATTAAACCTCAAGCCTCGTgattactctctctggaacaaacTTGGTGCTACCCGAGCAAATAGCATCCAGAGTGCAGATGCTATACTGGCATACCAACAG GCATTAGACTTAAAACCCAATTATGTTCGTGCATGGGCAAACATGGGTATAAGCTATGCCAATCAG GGTCTATATGAAGAATCTATCCGGTACTATGTTAGAGCGCTAGCTATGAATCCCAAAGCAGATAATGCCTGGCAATATTTGAGGATTTCTCTCAG CTGTGCATCTCGGAATGACATGTTTGAAGCTTGTGACTCGCGAAACCTTGATATTCTTCAGAAAGAGTTTCCTCTATGA